The Starkeya sp. ORNL1 DNA window CACCCCGTCCTTTTGCGTCACGTCGGCGACCCGCAAGGTCACGATTTCGCCGAGGCGCATGCCGCTGAACAAGCCGATCAACGGTACCCAAAAGCGCCCGCCCTCGCTGCCGCTCCAGACGGGTAGGGCGCTGAATATCTTGGTCAACTCACCGATCGTGTAGGGGCGCCGGCCTTTCTCGCTCGCGCTCTTGGGCGGCGCCATACGCACCGCTGGATTTGCGGTGACGATACCCTTCGATATGCACCAGTTGAAGAAGCTCGACATGCTGTGCGTGTAAACCCGGAGCGTCCCGACCGAGAGGCGCCTGTCCCGGCGCTCGGCAGCGAGCGCCGCGACCTCTTTCAGCGTCTTGAGTTCGGCGTACCGCTTCACCTTGCCGAAGTTCGGCGGCAGGCCGGCAATGAGTTCCTGTGTCTCGGCGCAGTCCGGGCGGGTGATCGAGATGACAGGCCGTGCCTCGCCGACGATTTCCTTCAACGCACGGAACATCAAGACGAACTTCATGCCGGCGCTCTCCGTCAAGTGCGCCCGCGTCGGATCATTGTTGAACCGCTCGATCGCCTCGCCGAGTGTCGTCCCCTGGACGCTCTGCACGGGGGGAGGGGAGAACGTCGTCACACCCTCGAACAGTGGATCGTGCGCCATGTCCCCATGCTTGCCCTCGACGCGATCGAGTGCCCGCGCGCGTCCCTCAATCTCGCCACGGCGCACCAACTCTTGCAGCCGGAGGAAGTCCGGCGACAGCGTGAACGATTGCCCGGCGAGCGAAAGGCCATTCGCGCCCTTCACCGGCTCCGGCACGGGGATAGATAGCTTGTGGTCCCGGATGATCGCCACGGTGCGGGCGAAGAGCGCCGCCCGTGCATTCGCGTCGCTCGCTCGGAACATGGCGATCGTCTTCTCAAGAGCGTCAACCCAATCCCCTGCCGGCATGTCCATCGGCACCGGACTGGTGCTCGCCGCTGCCCGCTGATCGCGCCACAGCTCCACCGCAACCGCCGTCGTCATCTCCCGTTCGGACGGCCCCGGCTTGCCCGGCATCTCGAATGCGACGCCGGCCGCAAGCGCCTTGCGCGCCTCGGCGAAGATGTCGTCGACCCGCGCCGCCGCCCTCCGGGCTTCGACTACCGCCTTGCGGTAGTCAGTGGTGCCGAGGGCGACCCACAATTC harbors:
- a CDS encoding DUF6538 domain-containing protein; protein product: MAAVPGLKRRGSAYTYRRRVPDELRPVLEKRELWVALGTTDYRKAVVEARRAAARVDDIFAEARKALAAGVAFEMPGKPGPSEREMTTAVAVELWRDQRAAASTSPVPMDMPAGDWVDALEKTIAMFRASDANARAALFARTVAIIRDHKLSIPVPEPVKGANGLSLAGQSFTLSPDFLRLQELVRRGEIEGRARALDRVEGKHGDMAHDPLFEGVTTFSPPPVQSVQGTTLGEAIERFNNDPTRAHLTESAGMKFVLMFRALKEIVGEARPVISITRPDCAETQELIAGLPPNFGKVKRYAELKTLKEVAALAAERRDRRLSVGTLRVYTHSMSSFFNWCISKGIVTANPAVRMAPPKSASEKGRRPYTIGELTKIFSALPVWSGSEGGRFWVPLIGLFSGMRLGEIVTLRVADVTQKDGVDCMVLRREADRRLKTPGAERVVPIHPELVRLGLLRYAEAMRKKGAEALFPDLPGEDQDQVADIFQKRFAYWTKTTLGVNAPGTSFHSFRHGFRDALREAGSPIDATRALGGWARSGGVEERYGQGTRPKTLAEVMARVKFDVDLSRLKPM